In Erigeron canadensis isolate Cc75 chromosome 7, C_canadensis_v1, whole genome shotgun sequence, one DNA window encodes the following:
- the LOC122608822 gene encoding indole-3-acetic acid-amido synthetase GH3.6-like, with protein MNIDDNTDLYQRNKTTLEFIEDVTSNPDQVQQRILSDILMKNANVEYLKRHGLFGHTDRDTFKKLIPVITYDDLQPDITRIANGDKSPILSSKPISELLISSGTSGGESKLLPTIEDDHERRSLLYCLTMPVMNQFVPGLDKGKGMYFMFIRSKSKTPGGLVAQPVMTSYFKSSHYSNQRQYDPYANYTSPNETILCPDSFQSMYSQMLSGLCLNEQVLRVGSVFATGFLRAIRFLEKNWTLLCHDIRTGVLNPNINDPSVSEAVGRILKPDPKLAEFIEHECSKNSWQGIIKRIWPNTKYIDVIVTGSMSQYIPTLDYYGNGLPVVSSKYASSECPFGVNLDPLCKPSEVSYTLIPNMAYFEFLPVHRNNDIDDVMNSSSISKSQQNLVDLADVKLGQEYELVVTTYAGLYRYRVGDLLRVAGFKNKAPQFNFIRRKNVALSIDADKTDEGELQKAVENAVIHLIPYDVTLTEYTSYADTTTIPGHYVIFWELSVNGSTPIPPSVFQDCCLAFEESLNTVYRQLRDSDESIGPLEIKIVQTGTFDKLMDYAIGLGASINQYKTPRCVKFAPIMELLNSRVVSSYISPKCPKWTPGHKQWGNVN; from the exons ATGAATATTGACGACAACACTGATCTCTatcaaagaaacaaaacaaCTCTTGAGTTTATTGAAGATGTCACCTCAAACCCGGACCAAGTCCAGCAACGAATCCTCTCCGATATCCTAATGAAAAATGCAAATGTTGAATACCTTAAACGCCACGGTCTTTTTGGGCACACAGATCGCGACACCTTCAAGAAGCTAATACCCGTTATCACTTATGATGACCTCCAACCTGATATCACTCGTATCGCCAATGGCGACAAGTCCCCGATTCTTTCATCTAAACCCATTTCGGAACTTTTAATTAG TTCTGGGACGTCAGGTGGGGAGTCGAAACTCTTGCCAACGATTGAAGACGACCATGAAAGAAGATCATTACTATATTGCCTTACAATGCCGGTTATGAACCAGTTTGTGCCGGGTTTAGATAAGGGGAAAGGgatgtattttatgtttattagaTCCAAATCCAAGACTCCCGGAGGGCTAGTAGCCCAACCCGTTATGACCAGTTACTTTAAAAGCTCTCATTATTCTAATCAAAGACAATACGACCCGTATGCAAACTACACCAGCCCGAACGAAACCATTCTCTGTCCTGATTCTTTCCAAAGCATGTATTCCCAAATGCTTTCTGGGCTTTGTCTCAATGAACAAGTTCTTCGGGTTGGGTCTGTTTTTGCTACTGGATTCCTTCGTGCTATCCGGTTTTTAGAGAAAAACTGGACCCTTTTGTGTCATGATATCCGAACTGGAGTTTTAAATCCCAACATAAATGACCCGTCTGTTAGTGAAGCCGTGGGTCGGATCTTGAAGCCCGACCCAAAGTTAGCTGAGTTTATCGAGCATGAGTGCTCTAAAAATTCATGGCAGGGGATCATAAAGAGGATATGGCCTAATACCAAGTATATTGATGTCATAGTTACTGGGAGTATGTCACAATACATACCAACTCTTGACTACTATGGCAATGGTCTTCCTGTTGTTAGCAGCAAATATGCTTCGTCTGAATGTCCTTTTGGGGTTAACCTTGACCCTCTTTGTAAGCCTAGTGAAGTGTCATACACCCTTATTCCAAACATGGCCTATTTCGAGTTCCTTCCTGTTCATCGCAACaatgatattgatgatgtcATGAATAGTTCATCAATCTCGAAATCACAACAAAACTTGGTTGATCTTGCGGATGTTAAACTTGGTCAAGAGTACGAGCTCGTTGTCACCACTTATGCGG GACTATATAGGTATAGAGTtggtgatttgttgagagttgcCGGTTTCAAGAACAAAGCCCCTCAATTCAACTTCATACGTCGAAAGAATGTGGCCTTAAGTATCGATGCTGATAAAACCGATGAAGGCGAGTTACAGAAAGCAGTCGAGAATGCTGTGATTCATTTGATTCCATATGATGTCACCTTGACCGAGTACACAAGCTATGCGGACACAACTACGATCCCAGGCCACTATGTAATCTTTTGGGAGCTAAGCGTGAATGGATCCACCCCGATTCCACCATCAGTGTTCCAAGACTGTTGTCTAGCTTTCGAAGAATCACTCAACACGGTTTATAGGCAATTACGTGATTCAGATGAATCAATCGGGCCGTTAGAAATAAAGATTGTACAAACCGGGACATTTGATAAGCTTATGGACTACGCCATCGGTTTAGGTGCATCAATTAACCAATACAAGACACCACGATGCGTGAAGTTTGCACCGATCATGGAGCTATTGAATTCGAGGGTTGTGTCGAGTTACATTAGCCCAAAGTGCCCGAAATGGACTCCGGGACATAAGCAATGGGGCAATGTCAATTAG